The following proteins are encoded in a genomic region of Fusobacterium sp. SYSU M8D902:
- the mltG gene encoding endolytic transglycosylase MltG: MKKKLYSVIIFLTFSLIILGGYIFFQIKGKTDYNLELNIEKNQPLMRSLAKLPKSDSLIFKVYLKLRNNGRGVKAGTYHIEGEYSLEEIIDILESGKGRIVKITIPEGFSIKQIVAYLEENKQIDRDEFYRELKEASKEFPYPTPEGNFEGYLYPETYFLPENFDERTLINTMLKEFLKKFPSEKYPDKDEFYQKLIMASILEREALVKSEKPIMASVFYNRIKKGMTLSSDATVNYVYDYSKKRIYYKDLKVDSPYNTYKYKGLPPAPISNPAVDSLEAAYNPAQTDYLFFVATGDGSHYFSKTYKEHLEFQRKNKN, translated from the coding sequence ATGAAAAAAAAATTATATAGTGTGATAATATTTTTAACCTTTTCACTTATTATTTTAGGTGGATATATATTTTTTCAAATTAAAGGAAAGACAGACTATAATTTGGAATTAAATATAGAAAAAAATCAACCACTTATGAGATCTCTAGCCAAGCTACCAAAATCAGATAGCTTAATATTTAAAGTATATTTAAAGTTACGAAACAATGGAAGAGGAGTAAAAGCTGGAACATATCATATTGAGGGTGAGTACTCATTAGAAGAAATAATAGATATATTAGAATCTGGAAAGGGAAGAATTGTAAAAATAACGATTCCAGAGGGGTTTAGTATAAAGCAGATCGTAGCATATTTAGAAGAGAATAAGCAGATAGACAGAGATGAATTTTACAGAGAGTTGAAAGAGGCTAGTAAAGAGTTTCCTTATCCAACACCAGAGGGGAATTTTGAAGGGTACCTATATCCAGAAACATATTTTTTACCAGAGAATTTTGATGAAAGAACACTTATAAATACCATGTTAAAAGAGTTTTTAAAGAAATTTCCAAGTGAAAAATATCCAGATAAGGATGAGTTTTATCAAAAGTTGATAATGGCCTCTATATTAGAAAGAGAAGCTTTAGTTAAAAGTGAAAAGCCAATAATGGCATCAGTATTTTATAATAGAATAAAAAAGGGAATGACTCTCTCATCAGATGCTACAGTTAACTATGTATATGATTATAGTAAGAAGAGAATATACTATAAAGATTTAAAAGTAGATTCTCCATACAATACTTATAAATATAAAGGATTACCACCTGCACCTATATCTAATCCAGCAGTAGATTCTTTAGAGGCAGCTTACAATCCAGCTCAAACAGATTATCTATTTTTTGTTGCAACTGGAGATGGTAGTCATTATTTTAGTAAAACATATAAAGAGCATTTAGAATTTCAAAGGAAAAATAAAAATTAA
- the hisS gene encoding histidine--tRNA ligase, giving the protein MKLIKAARGTKDIFGEEAVKYTYISKMAQEIFESYGYTYIKTPIFEETDLFKRGIGEGTDVVEKEMYTFKDRGDRSLTLRPENTASVVRSYLENAIYGKEDVTKYYYNGSMFRYERPQAGRQREFNQIGVEVLGESSPILDAEVIAMSYSLLEKLGISDLEVHINSVGTNASRTKYRENLLNFLEPIKEELCEDCRMRMEKNPLRVLDCKVDKCKELTKEAPSIIDSLTEEERAHYETVKKYLDIFGVKYVEDSRLVRGLDYYSSTVYEIITNKLGAQGTVLGGGRYDNLLKQLGDKDIPAVGFAAGVERMMMLLEDYPKNNPDVYVAWLGENTQEFGLKIAKILRDNKIKTFVDFNAKGMKSHMKKADKLNVKYCIIVGEDEMNKDVIVLKDFNARTQEEMSLEKAIEIIKK; this is encoded by the coding sequence ATGAAGCTTATAAAAGCTGCTAGAGGAACTAAGGATATATTTGGAGAAGAAGCTGTCAAATATACATATATATCTAAAATGGCTCAAGAGATTTTTGAGAGTTATGGATATACATATATAAAGACTCCAATATTTGAGGAAACAGATCTTTTTAAAAGAGGAATTGGAGAGGGAACAGATGTAGTAGAGAAAGAGATGTATACTTTTAAAGATAGAGGAGATAGAAGTTTAACATTGAGACCAGAAAATACAGCATCTGTAGTAAGATCATATTTAGAGAATGCTATTTATGGAAAAGAAGATGTTACAAAATACTATTATAATGGATCTATGTTTAGATACGAGAGACCTCAAGCAGGAAGACAAAGAGAGTTCAATCAGATAGGGGTTGAAGTTTTAGGTGAGAGTTCGCCTATATTAGATGCAGAGGTTATAGCAATGAGTTACTCTCTATTAGAAAAGTTAGGGATCAGTGACTTAGAGGTTCACATTAACTCTGTTGGAACAAATGCTTCACGTACAAAATATAGAGAGAATCTATTAAATTTCTTAGAACCAATAAAAGAGGAACTTTGTGAAGATTGTAGAATGAGAATGGAGAAAAATCCATTGAGAGTATTGGATTGTAAGGTTGACAAGTGTAAAGAGTTGACTAAGGAGGCTCCAAGTATAATAGACTCTCTTACAGAAGAGGAGAGAGCTCACTATGAAACAGTAAAAAAATATTTGGATATATTTGGAGTGAAGTATGTAGAGGACTCAAGACTTGTTAGAGGATTAGATTACTACTCAAGTACAGTGTATGAGATAATAACAAATAAATTAGGGGCTCAAGGAACTGTATTGGGTGGAGGAAGATATGATAATCTACTAAAACAGCTAGGAGATAAAGATATACCAGCAGTTGGATTTGCAGCTGGAGTGGAAAGAATGATGATGTTGTTGGAGGATTATCCTAAGAATAATCCGGATGTATATGTAGCTTGGTTAGGAGAAAATACACAGGAATTTGGACTAAAAATTGCAAAGATTTTAAGAGATAATAAAATAAAAACTTTTGTTGATTTCAATGCTAAAGGAATGAAGTCTCATATGAAAAAAGCAGATAAACTAAACGTTAAATACTGCATAATAGTAGGAGAAGATGAGATGAATAAAGATGTAATAGTCTTAAAAGATTTCAATGCAAGAACACAAGAGGAAATGAGTTTAGAAAAAGCAATTGAAATAATAAAAAAATAG
- the secG gene encoding preprotein translocase subunit SecG, whose translation METLFTVLLFIFAITLIVLVLIQPDRSHGTSASMGLGASNTVFGISKDGGPLAKATEIVATLFILSALLLYLVK comes from the coding sequence ATGGAAACTTTATTTACAGTTCTACTATTTATCTTTGCCATTACATTAATAGTATTAGTACTTATACAACCAGATAGGAGCCACGGAACATCTGCAAGTATGGGATTAGGAGCATCAAACACTGTGTTTGGAATATCAAAAGATGGAGGGCCTTTAGCTAAAGCAACAGAAATTGTGGCAACACTATTTATTCTTAGTGCACTTTTATTATACTTAGTGAAATAA
- the tilS gene encoding tRNA lysidine(34) synthetase TilS, translating to MRLFKKIIEKNRKERLIENGDKLVIGFSGGPDSVFLTEMLLKLKEYIEFDFVLVHINHLLRGEEAQRDEDFSIEYGRERGIEVFARKIDITTLGKEQGLTLEEAGREARYGFYQEILDKIGGNKIALAHNKDDQIETFMFRLSRGTGLSGLEGINSKRGIYIRPISEVYKREILGYLDENGIDYCIDSTNLENEFTRNSIRLDLIPFIEQRYNPKFKDKIFSLIEEIRETNNFVEREIERFSNCKELNIDEILHFSKMIRGKILSKFLYRYNIKVNREKINLIESILKNGGSQELILSEKYVLKKEYNLLRIDGNRVSKESLEAKSLTVPGVIEFGDYIIEASYEKVKEKNRDVYYTNIKTGDTLLVRVRKDGDKIVPTGMKGEKKLKDIFINEKIEKEKRDSIPLITYGKDIVWIAGIRGNEKYKGTEEYCVKLSARRKK from the coding sequence ATGAGATTGTTCAAAAAGATAATAGAGAAAAATAGAAAAGAGAGATTAATTGAGAATGGAGATAAGCTTGTAATAGGTTTTTCAGGAGGACCAGATTCAGTTTTTTTGACAGAGATGTTATTAAAATTAAAAGAGTATATTGAATTTGACTTCGTTTTAGTCCATATTAATCATCTGTTGAGAGGAGAAGAGGCTCAAAGAGATGAGGATTTTTCAATTGAATATGGAAGAGAAAGGGGCATAGAGGTATTCGCTAGAAAGATTGATATAACAACACTGGGAAAGGAACAGGGGCTGACTTTGGAGGAAGCTGGACGTGAAGCAAGATATGGATTTTATCAAGAGATCTTGGATAAAATTGGTGGGAATAAGATAGCCTTAGCTCACAATAAAGATGATCAGATAGAGACTTTTATGTTTAGATTGTCAAGAGGAACAGGACTTTCTGGTTTAGAGGGGATAAACTCTAAAAGAGGGATCTATATTAGACCGATTTCTGAAGTTTACAAGAGAGAGATTTTAGGATATTTAGACGAAAATGGGATTGACTACTGTATAGATAGTACAAATTTAGAAAATGAATTTACTAGAAATAGTATAAGGTTGGATCTGATTCCATTTATAGAGCAGAGATATAATCCGAAATTTAAAGATAAGATTTTTTCTCTGATTGAGGAGATAAGAGAGACAAACAATTTTGTAGAAAGAGAGATAGAGAGATTTTCTAACTGTAAGGAATTAAATATTGATGAAATTTTACACTTTTCAAAGATGATAAGAGGGAAGATCTTAAGTAAATTTCTTTATAGATACAATATCAAGGTAAATAGAGAGAAGATCAATCTCATTGAGAGTATTTTGAAAAATGGTGGAAGTCAAGAGCTTATTTTAAGTGAGAAGTATGTCTTAAAGAAGGAGTATAATCTACTTAGAATAGATGGGAATAGAGTTTCTAAAGAGAGTTTGGAGGCTAAGAGTTTGACTGTACCAGGTGTAATAGAGTTTGGAGATTACATCATAGAAGCTAGTTATGAAAAGGTGAAGGAAAAAAATAGAGATGTCTATTATACTAATATAAAAACAGGGGATACTCTTTTAGTAAGAGTAAGAAAAGATGGTGATAAGATAGTTCCAACAGGAATGAAGGGTGAAAAAAAACTGAAAGATATTTTTATTAATGAGAAGATTGAGAAGGAGAAAAGAGACTCTATTCCTCTGATAACATATGGTAAAGATATAGTTTGGATAGCTGGAATAAGAGGAAATGAGAAGTATAAGGGGACAGAAGAGTACTGCGTTA
- the aspS gene encoding aspartate--tRNA ligase: MIYRTHNLGELRKENIGQTVTLSGWVDTTRDLGGLTFVDLRDREGKTQVVFDIEVAPKEIVEQAQKLRNEAVIRVVGTVKERQSKNMNIPTGEIEVFATELTILNNCDVLPFQITGTEDNLNENIRLKYRYLDIRRPKMLNNLRMRHKMIMAIRNYMDQEGFIDVDTPLLNKSTPEGARDFLVPCRINPGTFYALPQSPQLFKQLLMIGGVERYFQIAKCFRDEDLRADRQFEFTQLDVEMSFVEMDDVMNTIEGLAKNVFTAITGESADYKFPRMPYAEAMSRFGSDKPDVRFGVELKDLTDIAKTCGFKAFKDVAENGGLVKCITAPKAFEKFSRKVLGEYEEYAKRYFGAKGMAYVKIAEDGSITSPIAKFFSEEEMANIVKVAEANPGDVILIIADKAKVVYGALGAMRLRIGKELDLINNDEFKFLWVVDFPMFTYDEEEGRYKAEHHPFTSIKADDMEAFLGGQTENIRTNTYDMVLNGFEIGGGSIRIFNPEIQNKVFERLGLSYEEAREKFGFFVDAFKYGAPPHGGLAFGIDRWLMVMLKEASIREVIPFPKTNKGQCLMSEAPNFVDKSQLDELNIAVTAKNDEKIEEK, from the coding sequence ATGATTTACAGGACTCATAATCTTGGTGAATTAAGAAAAGAGAACATTGGACAAACAGTTACACTTTCTGGTTGGGTAGATACAACTAGAGACCTAGGAGGATTAACTTTTGTTGATTTAAGAGATAGAGAGGGAAAAACTCAAGTTGTATTTGATATAGAAGTAGCTCCAAAAGAGATAGTTGAACAAGCTCAAAAATTGAGAAATGAAGCAGTTATAAGAGTAGTTGGAACTGTAAAAGAGAGACAGAGTAAAAATATGAATATCCCTACTGGAGAGATTGAAGTATTTGCGACAGAACTTACAATTTTAAATAACTGTGATGTATTACCATTCCAAATTACTGGAACTGAAGATAATTTAAACGAAAATATCAGATTAAAATATAGATATTTAGATATCAGAAGACCAAAAATGTTAAACAATCTTAGAATGAGACATAAGATGATAATGGCAATTAGAAACTATATGGACCAAGAGGGATTTATAGATGTTGATACACCATTATTAAATAAATCAACTCCAGAAGGAGCAAGAGACTTCTTAGTACCTTGTAGAATAAATCCAGGAACTTTCTATGCTTTACCTCAATCACCACAACTTTTCAAACAATTATTAATGATAGGTGGAGTAGAAAGATATTTCCAAATAGCAAAATGCTTTAGAGATGAGGATTTAAGAGCAGATAGACAGTTTGAATTCACTCAATTAGACGTTGAGATGTCATTTGTAGAGATGGATGATGTTATGAATACAATAGAGGGATTAGCTAAAAATGTATTCACAGCTATTACTGGAGAGAGTGCAGATTACAAATTCCCAAGAATGCCTTATGCTGAAGCTATGTCAAGATTTGGTTCTGACAAACCAGATGTAAGATTTGGAGTTGAATTAAAAGATTTAACAGATATTGCTAAAACTTGTGGTTTTAAAGCATTTAAAGATGTTGCTGAAAATGGTGGATTAGTAAAATGTATAACTGCTCCAAAAGCTTTTGAAAAATTCTCAAGAAAAGTGTTAGGAGAGTATGAAGAGTATGCTAAGAGATATTTTGGAGCAAAGGGAATGGCTTATGTAAAAATAGCTGAAGACGGAAGTATAACTTCTCCAATAGCTAAATTTTTCTCTGAAGAGGAGATGGCAAATATAGTAAAAGTTGCTGAAGCAAACCCAGGAGATGTAATATTGATAATAGCTGATAAAGCTAAAGTTGTATACGGAGCTTTAGGAGCTATGAGACTTAGAATAGGAAAGGAACTTGATCTAATAAACAATGATGAGTTTAAATTCCTATGGGTAGTTGATTTCCCAATGTTTACTTATGATGAAGAAGAGGGAAGATACAAGGCTGAGCACCACCCATTCACTTCAATAAAAGCTGATGATATGGAAGCTTTCTTAGGTGGACAGACAGAAAATATAAGAACAAATACTTATGATATGGTATTAAATGGATTTGAGATTGGAGGAGGTTCTATAAGAATCTTTAATCCTGAAATTCAGAATAAAGTTTTTGAAAGATTAGGATTATCTTATGAAGAGGCTAGAGAAAAATTTGGTTTCTTTGTAGATGCATTTAAATATGGAGCACCACCTCATGGAGGACTTGCATTTGGAATTGATAGATGGTTAATGGTAATGTTAAAAGAAGCTTCAATAAGAGAAGTTATTCCATTCCCAAAAACTAATAAAGGTCAATGTTTAATGTCAGAGGCACCTAATTTTGTTGACAAATCTCAATTAGATGAACTAAATATTGCTGTAACAGCAAAAAATGATGAAAAAATCGAAGAAAAATAA
- the argS gene encoding arginine--tRNA ligase, protein MHIIEKEISRIFEETVKRLYPDKELKKIEVSVATNEKFGDFQTNFAMMNSKIIGNNPRAIAQEVVDNLVENNVIERLEIAGPGFINIFLKNEYLGELLKKSRTEKYDFSFLNREGDVVIDFSSPNIAKRMHIGHLRSTIIGDSIARIHRYLGYNVVADNHIGDWGTQFGKLIIGYRRWLDKEAYKVNAIEELERVYVEFTKQSEEHPELEEEARLELKKLQDGDEENFALWKEFIKVSLDEYEKLYGRLDVHFDTYYGESFYHDMMQGVVEELIEKNIAVEDDGAKVVFFPEEDNLFPCIVQKKDGAFLYSTSDIATVKFRKDNYNINKIIYLTDERQQDHFKQFFKITDMLGWEVPKHHIWFGIMRFADGVFSTRKGNVIRLEQLMDEGKKRAYDIVNEKNPELSEVEKENISEIVGVGAIKYADLSQNRQSPIIFEWDKILSFEGNTAPYLQYSYARIQSILRKAESEGKAIDYSKEIVIKDKQEKVLANHIAAFPMVIIKAAETFKPNVIADYLFELSKKFNSFYNSCPILNQEDEILFSRGLLAKIAGETIKDGLDLLGIKTLDRM, encoded by the coding sequence GTGCATATTATTGAGAAAGAGATAAGTAGAATATTTGAAGAAACAGTTAAAAGACTTTATCCAGATAAAGAGTTGAAAAAAATAGAAGTATCAGTGGCTACTAATGAAAAGTTTGGAGATTTTCAAACAAACTTTGCTATGATGAACTCTAAAATAATAGGGAATAATCCAAGAGCAATAGCACAAGAGGTAGTTGATAATTTAGTTGAGAATAATGTAATTGAGAGATTAGAGATAGCTGGACCAGGATTTATAAATATATTCTTAAAGAATGAATATTTAGGTGAGTTATTGAAAAAATCAAGAACTGAAAAGTATGATTTTTCATTCTTAAATAGAGAGGGAGATGTAGTAATAGATTTCTCTTCTCCTAATATAGCTAAGAGAATGCATATAGGACATCTACGTTCTACAATAATAGGTGATTCTATAGCAAGAATACACAGATATTTAGGTTACAATGTAGTTGCTGATAACCATATAGGAGATTGGGGAACTCAATTTGGAAAACTTATAATAGGTTATAGAAGATGGCTTGATAAAGAAGCTTATAAAGTGAATGCTATTGAAGAGTTAGAAAGAGTTTATGTAGAGTTTACTAAGCAATCTGAAGAGCATCCAGAGTTAGAAGAGGAAGCAAGACTTGAACTTAAAAAGTTACAAGATGGAGATGAAGAGAACTTTGCTCTATGGAAAGAGTTTATAAAAGTGTCTTTAGATGAGTATGAGAAACTATATGGAAGATTAGATGTACACTTTGACACTTATTATGGGGAGTCTTTTTATCATGATATGATGCAAGGTGTAGTTGAGGAGTTAATCGAGAAAAATATAGCAGTAGAAGATGACGGAGCAAAGGTTGTATTCTTTCCAGAAGAAGATAATCTATTCCCATGCATAGTTCAGAAGAAAGATGGAGCTTTCCTATACTCAACTTCTGATATAGCAACTGTTAAATTCAGAAAAGATAACTACAATATAAACAAGATAATCTACTTAACAGATGAAAGACAGCAAGATCACTTCAAACAGTTCTTTAAAATAACTGATATGTTAGGTTGGGAAGTTCCTAAGCACCATATTTGGTTTGGTATTATGAGATTTGCTGATGGTGTGTTCTCTACAAGAAAAGGTAATGTAATTAGACTTGAGCAACTGATGGATGAAGGAAAGAAAAGAGCTTACGATATAGTCAATGAAAAAAATCCAGAGTTATCAGAAGTTGAAAAGGAGAATATATCTGAAATAGTTGGAGTTGGAGCTATTAAGTATGCTGACTTATCACAAAATAGACAGAGTCCAATAATATTTGAATGGGATAAGATATTGAGCTTTGAAGGAAATACAGCACCATATCTTCAATACTCTTATGCAAGAATTCAATCAATATTGAGAAAAGCAGAGTCTGAAGGTAAAGCAATAGATTATAGCAAAGAGATAGTTATAAAGGATAAGCAGGAGAAGGTATTAGCTAATCACATAGCAGCATTCCCAATGGTTATAATCAAAGCAGCTGAAACATTTAAACCAAATGTAATAGCTGACTATCTATTTGAATTATCTAAGAAATTTAACAGTTTCTACAATAGTTGTCCTATTCTTAATCAAGAGGATGAGATTTTATTCTCAAGAGGATTACTTGCTAAGATAGCTGGTGAAACTATAAAAGATGGACTAGATTTACTAGGAATAAAAACTTTAGATAGAATGTAA
- a CDS encoding replication-associated recombination protein A: MMNNLFGNNYESMKPLAVKLRPQSLDDFIGQEKLLGSGGILRKLIEKQNISNSIFYGPPGCGKSSIGEVISKTTNSNFETLNATTASLNDLREVVERAKKSIEFYGKRTILFLDEIHRFNKTQQDALLSYCENGTITLIGATTENPYYSLNNALLSRVMIFEFKALTREDIRKILKRGVEKLSLTDVSEEIIECILDISQGDSRVALNYLELYKNSCADLQVDEILEIFKTRQASYHKEEDKYNLISALIKSMRGSDPDSALYWLGRLLAGGEDPRYIARRLVIHASEDIGMANPEAMLIANSAMMASERIGMPEIRIVLAQAVVYIAISTKSNSCYMGINKALEDIEKGDLEAVPPTIGHNAKGYKYPHDYPGNFIKQKYTNKSRNYYIPGDNKNEKLIKEKLEKLWKK; the protein is encoded by the coding sequence ATGATGAACAATCTTTTTGGGAATAACTATGAGAGTATGAAACCCTTAGCTGTAAAGTTGAGACCACAAAGTCTAGATGATTTTATAGGGCAAGAGAAGCTTTTAGGGAGTGGAGGAATACTCAGAAAACTGATAGAAAAACAGAATATATCAAACTCAATTTTTTATGGACCACCAGGATGTGGAAAAAGCTCGATAGGAGAGGTAATTTCAAAAACTACTAATAGTAACTTTGAAACTTTGAATGCAACAACAGCATCATTAAATGATTTGAGAGAGGTTGTAGAGAGAGCTAAAAAAAGTATAGAGTTTTATGGAAAAAGGACAATACTATTTTTAGATGAGATACATAGATTTAATAAAACTCAACAAGATGCATTGTTATCATATTGTGAGAATGGAACTATAACTCTTATTGGAGCAACTACTGAAAATCCTTATTATAGTTTGAATAATGCCCTATTATCAAGGGTTATGATATTTGAATTTAAGGCTTTGACAAGAGAGGACATAAGAAAGATTTTAAAAAGAGGGGTAGAGAAGTTATCTTTAACTGATGTGAGTGAGGAGATAATAGAGTGTATCTTAGATATTTCACAAGGAGATAGTAGAGTAGCTTTAAATTATTTAGAGCTGTATAAGAATAGTTGTGCTGATTTACAAGTTGATGAGATCTTGGAGATATTTAAAACTAGACAAGCTTCCTATCACAAAGAGGAGGATAAGTATAATTTAATATCAGCCCTAATAAAGAGTATGAGGGGAAGTGATCCTGATTCAGCTCTATATTGGTTAGGGAGATTATTGGCTGGTGGTGAGGATCCAAGATATATAGCAAGACGACTTGTAATACATGCAAGTGAAGATATAGGAATGGCTAATCCAGAGGCAATGTTAATAGCTAATAGTGCTATGATGGCAAGTGAGAGAATAGGTATGCCAGAGATTAGAATAGTACTAGCACAAGCTGTTGTGTATATAGCTATTTCTACCAAAAGCAACTCTTGTTATATGGGAATAAATAAGGCATTGGAAGATATAGAGAAGGGTGATTTAGAGGCAGTACCACCAACTATTGGTCACAATGCAAAGGGATATAAATATCCACATGACTATCCAGGGAATTTCATAAAGCAGAAATATACAAATAAGAGTAGGAATTACTATATTCCTGGAGATAATAAGAATGAAAAACTTATAAAAGAAAAATTAGAAAAGTTATGGAAAAAATAA
- a CDS encoding B12-binding domain-containing radical SAM protein — MKKIVLASINSQYVHLNVAVRYLKKYVEENCDTRLDIYETNINNQLINIIKDLFEKQPDMIIFSTYIWNKEYVFSLIKELKKVLPNVKIALGGPEVSYKWERTIEENSEIDYIFTGEGEKILLNFFTKDIKEVKGVVYREDQEIKYNGMETLIDNLDVIPFPYDDEELLDRTKIFYYESSRGCPFNCSYCMSSIDKSVRYYSIERTKKDLKRFIDSPIKLLKFVDRTFNLSKEKYMAIWRFLLENYREGITFHFEINANIFDEETLDFLEKVPRGYFQFEIGVQTIDAQAMKSIGRINHLEKLAHNIGRISRNIHLHLDLIAGLPYDTYEKFKKSFDYVHQLKPEMIQLGFLKLLKGTKMYDEREKYGYKYFSKPPYEVFSNDFISFGEIIKLKNLEKVLDFYYNSEKFQESVQWIIDTHYSSAFDFYEEVAEYFDRNGYLKVSHKESALFTLLYNFYEEKEFSEKDVFLEYLKYDYLMLGKAGFYPEWFKSEKDGELYDKLIKEENYKSIREGHKNSELERFRYNIFTKSFEDIYIFFDYRDKTAKVVKNS; from the coding sequence GTGAAAAAAATAGTTTTAGCATCAATAAATAGCCAATATGTGCATTTGAATGTGGCTGTTAGGTATTTAAAAAAATATGTGGAGGAGAATTGTGATACTAGATTAGATATTTATGAGACTAATATTAATAATCAGTTGATAAATATAATCAAAGACTTATTTGAAAAGCAACCAGATATGATAATTTTTTCTACATATATTTGGAACAAGGAGTATGTTTTTTCATTGATAAAAGAGCTGAAAAAAGTGCTACCAAATGTAAAAATAGCATTGGGTGGTCCAGAAGTTTCATATAAATGGGAAAGAACAATTGAAGAAAATAGTGAAATAGATTATATTTTTACAGGTGAAGGAGAGAAGATACTTTTAAACTTTTTTACAAAGGATATAAAAGAGGTAAAAGGAGTTGTCTACAGGGAAGACCAGGAGATAAAATATAATGGAATGGAGACTCTTATTGATAATTTAGATGTGATACCATTTCCTTATGATGATGAAGAGCTACTAGATAGAACGAAAATATTTTATTATGAATCTTCAAGAGGTTGTCCTTTTAACTGTTCATACTGTATGTCATCAATTGATAAGAGTGTGAGATACTATTCTATTGAGAGAACCAAGAAGGATTTAAAGAGATTTATTGACTCACCTATAAAATTATTAAAGTTTGTAGATAGAACTTTTAATTTAAGCAAGGAAAAATATATGGCTATTTGGAGATTCCTACTTGAGAATTACAGAGAGGGAATAACATTCCATTTTGAGATAAATGCTAATATCTTTGATGAGGAAACATTGGATTTCTTAGAAAAAGTACCTAGGGGTTATTTTCAATTTGAGATAGGGGTACAGACAATAGATGCTCAAGCTATGAAGAGCATAGGAAGAATTAACCATTTAGAAAAATTAGCTCACAATATAGGAAGAATTAGTAGAAATATACATCTACATTTAGATTTGATAGCGGGACTACCCTATGATACTTATGAGAAGTTTAAAAAATCTTTTGACTATGTACATCAATTGAAACCAGAGATGATACAGTTGGGATTTTTAAAACTTTTGAAGGGGACAAAGATGTATGATGAAAGGGAGAAATATGGATACAAATATTTTTCTAAGCCACCTTATGAAGTTTTTTCAAATGATTTTATAAGCTTTGGTGAGATAATTAAGCTAAAAAATCTTGAAAAAGTCTTAGATTTTTACTATAATTCTGAGAAATTTCAAGAGAGTGTACAGTGGATTATAGATACCCATTATAGTAGTGCTTTTGATTTTTATGAAGAGGTAGCAGAGTACTTTGATAGAAATGGATATTTAAAGGTTAGTCATAAAGAGAGTGCACTATTTACCCTTTTATATAATTTTTATGAGGAAAAGGAGTTTTCAGAAAAAGATGTATTTTTAGAATACTTAAAATATGATTATTTAATGCTTGGTAAGGCAGGTTTTTATCCTGAATGGTTTAAGAGTGAGAAGGATGGAGAGCTTTATGACAAGCTAATAAAAGAGGAAAATTATAAGAGTATAAGAGAGGGACATAAGAATAGTGAGTTAGAGAGATTTAGATATAACATATTTACAAAATCTTTTGAAGATATATATATATTCTTTGATTATAGAGATAAAACAGCCAAAGTGGTAAAAAATTCTTGA